In Streptomyces pluripotens, the genomic window GCCGCCGTGCGGCATGGCGCGCGGGTCGGCGAGCCATGCGTCCACCGCATCCGGCTCTCGGGCCATCGCCTCGCCGAGCGTCAGCCCGCGCCAGCGGCCCATGTCGCAGTCCCGCAACGCCGGCTGGACCAGCGGGGCGTATCCCAGGGCGTCGCCGGTGGCCCGGCTGCGCGGGGTCGGAGAGCAGTAGCGCAGCTCCGCCGCCGCCAGCGGCAGCAGGTCCCCGGCGACACGCCGCACCTCGTCCCAGCCCGCCTGGTCCAGCGGTCGGTTGTCTTCGAAGCGCTCCGCCAGCAGCGGGGAACTGCGCGCGGCGGAGACGAACGTCACCGTCAGTGGCATGCGGTGATGGTGAGCCGCCGGTGGCAGCAGGTCAAGGGGTCGCACGGGGGAGTCACCCCGGGTGCACGACTGCTCACCCCGGGCGTTCCCGGGCGTGGGGTCCCCACGCCCGCCAGCGACGAAGACTGCCAGCGCCGCGGCCGTGCCCACCCTCGCGATCGGCCAGCGTGGCGGTGCCCTCACGGCCACCGACGACCAGCCGTTCGGTTCGCCGCCCTGCTGGTGTGCGCGGCCGGCTGCGCCGAGGGTGGACGGCTGTGTCGGGCTGGCAGGGCATCGGCTGGGCGCTGGTGCCGTGTTCTGCTGCTCAGGGCATCGACCGCCGCGGCGGCACTGGCGTACGAGCCGTGCGCTTCATCGCGCACGGGTTCTCCGGTCTGCTGTGGAGGCGCTGGGCGTGTGGCCCCCGGCCTGCGCGCCTGGTACCGGGGCACGGCGCTCACCGCAGTCCCGCGGGCCAGCCAGTTGCAGTTGGCTCAGCCGCTGCTCACACTGGTGTGGTCGGCGTTGCTGCTGGGCGAGCACTTCACGGCGGCCGCTCCCTGGACCGCCGTCGCCGTACTCGTGTGCACCGCCGTCACCCAGCGGTCGCGATCGTGAGGAGGGCCTGCAGATGCGCGCATCCAAGGGCGACCTGCTTGTCCAGCACGGCAGGGTGGTCGGCCAACACGACCAGGTCTCGGAAGTCGTCGAAGTGATGGGCGCCGAGGGCAATCCGCCCTACCGGGTCCGTTTCCTGGACGGGCACGAGGCCGTGATGTCCCCGGGCCCTGACTGCGAGGTCCGGCACCCGGACAAGCAGACGCAGAGGTAGCACGAACGAGACGGAGCGGGGCAGCCGGATCGACGAGGTGGCCTCGCCGGGTCATCGCCTTGGTCGCCGATCACCCGTAGTGGTCGGCGACCACCCGTGCCATCGCCCCGATCGGATCCGCCGCCACATCCCCGGCGGCGAAGAACACGTGCCCGCGCACCTGCGGGTAGTGGGCGGCCAGGGCGAGGTGCCTGGACAGTTCGGCCGGGTCCTGCCAGGCCGTGCTCTGACCGGCGGCGCCCGTCTTGTACAGGGCCTCGCCGATGTACAGGTCCGTCTTGGTGCCTTCGGCGACGCCCGCCCACCAGGCGACCAGCTTGGCGTAGTCGGCGGCGGCGAACCCGATGTTCCAGTACAGCTGCGGGACGACGTAGTCGATCCAGTGGTGGCGGACCCACTTGCGGGTGTCCGCATGCAGGTCGTCGTACGTTTGGACACGGGCATGGGTGTCGGAGCCACGCGAGTCGGTTGAGGCGTTGCGCCACACTCCGAAGGGGCTGATCCCGAACCGGGTGCCGGGCCGGATCCGCTTGATGCCGACGGCCATCTCCTTCACCAGCCGGTCGGTGTTGTCCCGGCGCCACGCGGACCGGCTGGTGAACGCGCCCCCGTAGCGGTCGTAGGCGGCGGTGTCGTCAAAGGTCTGCCCGGCGACCGGATAGGGGTAGAAGTAGTCGTCGAAGTGCACGGCGTCGACCGGGTACCTGGCGACCGCGTCGAGCATCGCCTGCCGGACGAAGGCACGGACCTCGGGCAGGCCCGGGTTGTAGTAGAGCCTGCCTCCGTAGGGCACCACCCAGTCGGGGTGGGTGCGGGCCGGATGCGAGGCGGCCAGCAGGGTCACGTCCGTGTGGTTGGCGATCCGATACGGGTTGAACCAGGCATGCAGTTCCAGACCTCGGGCATGGGCTTCCTGGACCGCGGTACCGAGCGGATCCCAGCCGGGATCCCTGCCCTGGGTGCCGGTGAGGTACTCGGACCATGGCTCGTACGGTGACGGCCACAGGGCATCCGCGGTGGGCCGCACCTGGAAGATCACCGTGTTGAGCCGGTCACGGACCGCCCGGTCGAGGTGGCCGATCAGTTCCCTGTGCTGGGCGGCGGCCGTGAGCCCGGGCCGCGAGGGCCAGTCCCGGTTGGCGACGGTCGCCAACCACACGCCCCGCATCCCGGCGGTCCCGCGCCGCGGGCGACCGGCGGTCGCCGCCCTCGGCACCGAGCATCCGCCGAGCCCCTCCGCGCTCCGGGCCACCCCCTGGCTCCGGGCCGCCGCGCCCTGGGCGGTGACCGGCACCGACAGTGCCGCCAGCGCGAACGCCCGCCGTGACATGCGTCCCATCCACACCCCTGTACGCTGCGGATCCACTTGATCACGGATCGTTCGCGCTCTAGCATGCCCCCACCCCGCCGATCGATCATCGATACTTGACGGTAACGTGCACGTTCGGAGCAGACACCGAAACCCGGAGGTCTGCCAGCGAGCCGGAAAACCAGCGAAGGGGTCGATGTGACGGGCATCCCAGGGGGAGACATTGCGCGCGTCGGGGTCGTGGGCTGCGGCCAGATGGGCGCGGGCATCGCCGAGGTGTGCGCCCGCGCGGGACTGGACGTGAAGGTCGCCGAGACCACCGGCGAGGCCCTGGAGATCGGCCGCACCCGGCTGTTCAGCTCCCTGGCCAAGGCCGCCGAACGCGGCAAGATCACGGAGGTGGAACGGGACGCCACGCAGGCGCGCCTCGGTTTCACCACCGATCTCGGCGAGTTCGCCGACCGTGACCTCGTGATCGAGGCCGTCGTGGAGAACGAGCAGGTGAAGACGGAGATCTTCCAGGTACTGGACCAGGTGGTCACCCGCCCGGACGCCATCTTGGCCTCCAACACTTCCTCGATCCCGCTGGTGAAGCTGGCGGTCGCGACCTCCCGGCCGGACCATGTGGTCGGAATCCACTTCTTCAACCCGGCCCCGGTGCAGAATCTGGTCGAGCTGATTCCGGCGCTCACCACCTCCGAGGGGACCCTCAGCCGGGCCCAGCTCTTCGCCGAGAAGGTACTCGGCAAGCACGCCATCCGCGCCCAGGACCGCTCCGGGTTCGTGGTCAATGCGCTGCTCGTGCCCTACCTGCTGTCGGCGATCCGGATGTTCGAGTCGGGCATCGCCAGCCGCGAGGACATCGACAACGGCATGGAGATGGGCTGCGCCCACCCCATGGGCCCGCTGAAGCTGTCCGACCTCATCGGCCTGGACACCATCGTCTCCATCGCCAACTCCATGTACGCCGAGTACAAGGAGCCGCTGTACGCCGCTCCCCCGCTGCTCCAGCGCATGGTCGAGGCGGGTCGGCTGGGCCGGAAGACCGGCTCGGGGTTCTACGCCTACGGCTGATCACAGACCGCTACGGCCACGGGCCCGGCACCGGACTTCGGTGCCGGGCCCGTCTGTTTCACACACCGTGTGCGCGCCGGACACGCATATGCCCGTCGCACACGCTCCCCACGCGCCCACCAGGCGAGTTGACTCTTCATGCGCATGCAAGGGATGCGGAACCATCCATTTCCCCTACCGAAAGGAGCGGACCCGTGACCGCCGATCCGGAGCATCCCGTGGTCCAAGGAGAACTCGCAGAGTTACGGCGCCGCCTCGACGTGACCTACGCCCGCGTCGAGGGAGGGCTGGCTCTGCTCAGCCACCGTACCGAGGAGACCTCGAAGGAGCTGGAGGAGCTGAACACCCGCATGTTCTCACTCGAACACGCCCGCTGGCCGCTGCCCTCGCTCGCCGTACTCACCACGCTGGGCGCGCTCGTCGTGACGATCTGGCAGGCCCTGGCGGTCCACTAGGGTCACGCCAGGCAGTGGTGGTGGACCGTCAGGGAGCGGCGTCCGGTGCGAGCTCTGGGGCCCAGCCGGAGGCTGGAGGAGCGCCGGCCGGAAGCCCGCGGACTGGACGTACGGGGTTCCGGACGGTGCGGCGAGCGTGCGCACCGGGCGTCGTGACGGGGCGAACGGGCCTGGTACGGCGCTATCCGTCCGCGTGCCTGAGGTGGTGCAACAGGAGTAACGCGGCCACCATGTTGGCGGCCGGGACCTCCCCACGGGTGATCAGGTCGGGGACGACCTTCAGGGGGACCCACTCCCGGCGGTCGGACTCGAAGTCGTCCACGGGATCTCCGACGTACTCGCCCTGCTCGGACCAGTAGATGTGGTGCCGGGCGTCGGTGAGGCCGTTGGACGGCTCCACGGTCATCAGGTGATGCAGGGGCCCCGGCCGCCAGCCGGTCTCCTCCTCCAGTTCCCTGGCTGCCGCGCCGGCGATGTCCTCGCCGTCCTCCACGACTCCCGCGGCCAGTTCCCATCCCCAGCTGTCGGTGATGAAGCGGTGCCGCCAGAGCAGGAGCACCTCGTTCGCGTCGTTGACGACCGTGGCCACGGCCACGGGCCGCATCCTGATCAGGAAGTGGTCGAGGTGCCGGCCGTTCGGCAGCTCGACGTCTGCGAGATTGACGCTGAACCAGCGGTTTTCATACACAGTTTGTTCGTTTCGCTTCGCCCATTGCACGGTTCTGCCACCTTCCGCCGAGTAGGTGGCAATATCGCAGCAGGGACCGTGCCACTGCAGTGGCCCTAAATCGGCACGCGTAGTGCTCCGTCGATGAGTTCAGCAGCCTCGGCGGTTCCGGCCGAACCGCAACTCACCAGGTGTTCGCGTACCGCACGGAGTCTGTCGCGCAGCCTCTGGGACTCCATCCCCCGTACCTGCTCGGCCATCTGCACAGCGGTGGCGACCGCGCTGTCGGCATCGCCCCGGCGGAGTTCGATGGTGCTCAGCATGGCAAGCCGGTGCACCCGGCCCCGGTCGTGCGCCGGATTGTCCACCGCGGCAGCGGCGTGCTCCCGGGCAGCGGCGAGTTCCCCGAGACTGAGCAGTGCCTCGGCCACCTGCACGTTGACCAGACCGGGCTGGACGTAGCCGGTCTCATCGGGCTCATGTCCGCGCCGGATGCGTTCGGCGGCCGTCTCCGCGCGCCGGATGCAGGACAGAGCGCTACCGGCGTCTCCGAGGTGTGCGTAGGCCTTGGCCTGCATCGCGTACAGGTCCGAGGCGAGGGCCGGGGTGATGTGCCTGCCGGCGGAGCGCAGCGCGGCCTCGGCAAAGGCCACGGCCTGCCGGTACTCCTGGGTGAACAGCGCTTGGTTGACCAGAAGTGCTATGACATACGCGCCAAGCCCCCGGTCGCCGCTGGCCTTTGCCAGTCTGAGCGCCTGGTGGAAGTAGCGCTGGGCGAGCCCGTGGGCGTCGGAGTCGTAGGCGCAGATGCCCGCGATCGCCACCAACCCGCCAGTCGCCCGGTGTAGTTGGCGGCCGGTGGCATCGGTGTAGCTGCCGCGCAGTAGCGGCGCCGCCTCGGTGTTGAGGAAGCCGACGATCCGGGTGCGCGTGGCGATGCCGCCGGCCTTCCTGTACATCTGCTCGTAGTGCGTGCGAGCGGCGCGCAGCATCGCGAGGTCGGCCACGGTGACCCGGTGCCGGCCGCCGCGTGAGACATCGACGTCCTCGGGTGGGTTCTCCCACTCCCACACGGGCATGACGGCCGGGGTGCCGGTGACGGCCGGGGCGCCGAGCACATGGGGGCGCTGCTGTTCGTCGGAGCGCCACAGCGCGGTGGCCCGCTCCACGAAGCCCGACAACGTACCGGCGTGCGGAAGGCTGGGCTCGCCGGGCACTCCGAGGCCGATGTCATCGAGTGTCACAGGGCGGTGCAGGCGTGCGGCAAGCACCTCACAGATCAGGTCGGGCACCTGGCCGCGGGGCCGCTGGCCCTTCAACCATCGTGCCACGGCGGTGTGTTCGTAGCGGAGTACAAGACCCCGACACCGACCCGCCTGATTGACGTGGGCGGCGAGGCCGGCGTGCGAGATCCCCGCCTCGTCCAGGATGGCGTCGAGCAAAGTGTTGGGCTGCATGAAATGCCCCCCGAGTGGCCTGGTGTAGTCAGCGTAGTGGTTTCGCAAGCACACGGGGTGTGAACCGAGTGCGCGCATCCGAGCCGTGTGCGCGCTGTCGCAGGGTGTGCCGATTTCGGTTGACTGAGGTGCCTCGCAAGAGGCCGGCCAAGCCGCCGGCTCCCCCTCGAACAGCGGTGGCTTGGCCGGGCGGGGCCCAGGTGCCGTCAACGACGGGTGGTCGGCTGCGGACGAGTCATGGCCGGCCGCAGCCGCGCACCGGGGCCGCTCAGGTCGCTGTCCCACGCCCCCGGCTTCATTCCCCGCTCGTTGCGGAGAACCAGGAGCGCGACGTCATCGGTGGGTCTGCCGTCGGTGTGGCCGAGGAGCGCGGTGAAGACCGTACGCAACACTGCTTGGGGGGTGACGGTGTGATTTCGGACGACGTCCGCCAGCGCCCCCGGCAGGGAGAAGAAGCGGCCCCTGGCGTCCCTGGCGTCCTCCGCACCGTCCGTGAACAGGACCAGCGACTCGCCCACCAGAAGGTGGCCGCGGGCGTGGGCCTCCAGCTTCGCGGGCAACGCGAACGGGCCCAGGGGCGGCAACGGATCGGTGCGGGTCAGAGGCTCGACGGTACTGCCACTCAGCAGATACGGCCACGGATGGCCGCAGTTGAGGACGCGCAGTTCGCCGTTCTCGCCGATTTCCAGGAGCAGGACGGTGACGAAGTCCTCGACGACCGGGTGGCCGGGGTCCGGTCCACCGTGCGAGGGATGTTCGGTACGGGCCTGTTCGCGCAGGTGCCGGGCCAGGGCGCGGTCCATTCTGCGCAGGACTCGGTCGAGTTCAGGCTCGTCGTGGGCCGCCTCGCGGAAGCTGCCGAGGAGGGCGGCGACGGTTCCGAGCGCGGCCAGACCGTGGCCTCGCACGTCGCCCATGACGACCCGGACCCCGTATTCGGTGGCGATTGCCTCGTACAGATCACCGCCGACGCACGCGCCCCGGTCCGCGGACAACTGGGCGGCAGCGACGTTCAGCCCTTCGAGGCGCGGGGGAAGCGGACGCAGGACGACGCTCTGCGCAGCCCGCGCCACCCGGCGCACCTGCCGGAGTTCCCGCAGCAGGGCACGGCGGACGTGGAAGACGAGGGCTGCGCCGACGGCGAAGAACACGGCGCTGGTGACAATGCGCCCGCCGAGCCCGCCTTGCCGGGCTAGCGGACATCCGTACTTGTAGGCGACTGCCGCAGCTCCCCAGGCGAAGGGCAGTACGGCTCCCCGCACGGTGGGAGCCCGTGCCTTGATGCGGATCATGCCGATGGTCCCCCATGTGGGCCCTGACAGAGCAGACGGACCGGCCCCGAAAGGCCGGTCCGATTCTGTCGACGACATGGCCCGAAGGGATCAGATCGCCTGCCATTGCCACCCGAACGAGTGAGGTCACCCCGGTCAACCTGCATTTATGCAGCCGCTTACGACGTATGAACGGTGTTCAGGAGTGGGCCACGCGGTGGGTGCGGACCGCTCGCGTCCCCCTGGCCTCCTGACGCAGGATGACGGCGCGGCCGGCCACGGGATACCCGTGGCCGGCCGCGCGCGGTACCCGGAAGGCGATCAGCCCCGGAGTACGGCCCCGGTCCGCTCCCCCGCAAGC contains:
- a CDS encoding PP2C family protein-serine/threonine phosphatase; this translates as MIRIKARAPTVRGAVLPFAWGAAAVAYKYGCPLARQGGLGGRIVTSAVFFAVGAALVFHVRRALLRELRQVRRVARAAQSVVLRPLPPRLEGLNVAAAQLSADRGACVGGDLYEAIATEYGVRVVMGDVRGHGLAALGTVAALLGSFREAAHDEPELDRVLRRMDRALARHLREQARTEHPSHGGPDPGHPVVEDFVTVLLLEIGENGELRVLNCGHPWPYLLSGSTVEPLTRTDPLPPLGPFALPAKLEAHARGHLLVGESLVLFTDGAEDARDARGRFFSLPGALADVVRNHTVTPQAVLRTVFTALLGHTDGRPTDDVALLVLRNERGMKPGAWDSDLSGPGARLRPAMTRPQPTTRR
- a CDS encoding NUDIX hydrolase; its protein translation is MQWAKRNEQTVYENRWFSVNLADVELPNGRHLDHFLIRMRPVAVATVVNDANEVLLLWRHRFITDSWGWELAAGVVEDGEDIAGAAARELEEETGWRPGPLHHLMTVEPSNGLTDARHHIYWSEQGEYVGDPVDDFESDRREWVPLKVVPDLITRGEVPAANMVAALLLLHHLRHADG
- a CDS encoding histidine phosphatase family protein — translated: MPLTVTFVSAARSSPLLAERFEDNRPLDQAGWDEVRRVAGDLLPLAAAELRYCSPTPRSRATGDALGYAPLVQPALRDCDMGRWRGLTLGEAMAREPDAVDAWLADPRAMPHGGESLLAFISRVGSWLETRPVGDGGRIVAVAEPAVIRAALVYALKAPPASYWNIDVRPLSSTTVSGCSGRWNFCVDTVSVQRSRGEPVEW
- a CDS encoding DUF1918 domain-containing protein; protein product: MRASKGDLLVQHGRVVGQHDQVSEVVEVMGAEGNPPYRVRFLDGHEAVMSPGPDCEVRHPDKQTQR
- a CDS encoding 3-hydroxybutyryl-CoA dehydrogenase yields the protein MTGIPGGDIARVGVVGCGQMGAGIAEVCARAGLDVKVAETTGEALEIGRTRLFSSLAKAAERGKITEVERDATQARLGFTTDLGEFADRDLVIEAVVENEQVKTEIFQVLDQVVTRPDAILASNTSSIPLVKLAVATSRPDHVVGIHFFNPAPVQNLVELIPALTTSEGTLSRAQLFAEKVLGKHAIRAQDRSGFVVNALLVPYLLSAIRMFESGIASREDIDNGMEMGCAHPMGPLKLSDLIGLDTIVSIANSMYAEYKEPLYAAPPLLQRMVEAGRLGRKTGSGFYAYG
- a CDS encoding glycoside hydrolase family 10 protein; the protein is MSRRAFALAALSVPVTAQGAAARSQGVARSAEGLGGCSVPRAATAGRPRRGTAGMRGVWLATVANRDWPSRPGLTAAAQHRELIGHLDRAVRDRLNTVIFQVRPTADALWPSPYEPWSEYLTGTQGRDPGWDPLGTAVQEAHARGLELHAWFNPYRIANHTDVTLLAASHPARTHPDWVVPYGGRLYYNPGLPEVRAFVRQAMLDAVARYPVDAVHFDDYFYPYPVAGQTFDDTAAYDRYGGAFTSRSAWRRDNTDRLVKEMAVGIKRIRPGTRFGISPFGVWRNASTDSRGSDTHARVQTYDDLHADTRKWVRHHWIDYVVPQLYWNIGFAAADYAKLVAWWAGVAEGTKTDLYIGEALYKTGAAGQSTAWQDPAELSRHLALAAHYPQVRGHVFFAAGDVAADPIGAMARVVADHYG
- a CDS encoding transcriptional regulator is translated as MQPNTLLDAILDEAGISHAGLAAHVNQAGRCRGLVLRYEHTAVARWLKGQRPRGQVPDLICEVLAARLHRPVTLDDIGLGVPGEPSLPHAGTLSGFVERATALWRSDEQQRPHVLGAPAVTGTPAVMPVWEWENPPEDVDVSRGGRHRVTVADLAMLRAARTHYEQMYRKAGGIATRTRIVGFLNTEAAPLLRGSYTDATGRQLHRATGGLVAIAGICAYDSDAHGLAQRYFHQALRLAKASGDRGLGAYVIALLVNQALFTQEYRQAVAFAEAALRSAGRHITPALASDLYAMQAKAYAHLGDAGSALSCIRRAETAAERIRRGHEPDETGYVQPGLVNVQVAEALLSLGELAAAREHAAAAVDNPAHDRGRVHRLAMLSTIELRRGDADSAVATAVQMAEQVRGMESQRLRDRLRAVREHLVSCGSAGTAEAAELIDGALRVPI